The following DNA comes from Rosa rugosa chromosome 5, drRosRugo1.1, whole genome shotgun sequence.
ATTATTCACATGATTTTATCATGTAATTTTGGACTTCCCAATAAGAATTTTTTGTTTGTCATGGCATCTAGTTTCAAGCAATCCTTAAGATTCCACACAAAATGGAATTGGCTCCCTTTGAATCATTTTCTGATCAaatccaaacaaacaaaaaaataattcaaaataATAATTTACGAAAAAAGTACCTTCATTCTTGGCCGTCGATCGGCATTGACTTTGCGGACTTGATACCTGATCTTCTTCGAAAAGAGGCGCGTACGTCGCTTTTCCTTGTAGCGGAGCACGCTAGCCTCTCTCAACCCACCGGCGTCCGTGAATAAATCAATCTGCGCCAGTCTGGCCTGCCCCAAAAACAAACACAATTATTCATTCAGTGCTCCGCAGCTCACCGTTTTAGACTTACAACCTCATTATTCACAAATTAATAAACTAAACAGGGACAATTATGTCATTTTCTTTGTAAATTCTGGTTCTTCCCAGTGAGAAAAGGACCATTACTGCTGCCCCAAATTAGAATATTCATAGAGTAATAAATACTTTGACATCACGTCAATAGAAATGGAattgacatatatatattttttttaaaaagaaatttaaaatattaaaaaccTTTATGACTCTATGGTTGGTGATAACCTTATTTTTTCTCAATTGGGTTTGGAACGTTTATAATGTGACACATACACCACTGTCACACCTCAAATGTGGGGTTTGAAAATCACAATTACGTCATTTATTTATCACCCAAAAAACAATTACCCTAGTTTTCTGGAAAAAAATCATTACTCTTaaatttaataataaaaaaatcgaGAAAAAATTATGTCTTCTTACGAAAAACAAATATCGTGTTTTGAATACTAGAAAGAGTAATGGGTGTCTTTCCTTCTATTTCTATAGCTCATTTGTATCGATATTTTTGAAAGGGCATTTGTATTGATATTATTAGTTCAAAAATTCGTTAATTCGCGAACTGATTaattaaaatattaataaaaattaagtttgccaaaaaaaaaaaaaaaaaaaggaaaagataaaCGTTAAAATACTTCTGTTAATAAATGATGCATTAAGTGCTAAACCGAATCAACTTATTGGAATtccgacaaaaaaaaaaaaaaaaaaaagtaaggaCACGAACGGAGAACCACAGTTGTTTAAGGTTTGCTGGAATTTGATTTCCTGGCGAGAGATGAGAAACATACAGAGACGTCGTTTCCATCAGCGCCGCCCTGCAACTCCTCCGGAAACGGCGACGCTTTGTCGGACCAAGCACTCAAAACGTCGTCGTAGTCCAGCTTCAGCTTCAGCATCAGCCCGCCAGGCTCCGACTCCTCCTTCGGACTCTTCTCCTTTAGCGGCAACTCCGCCAGCTTGGACTCCACCACCGCTAgcttctccatcttcttcttcttcttcttcccggCAGAAGGTGGGGCCGACGACGGAGCCGGAACGGACGGACGAGATTTGTTGAATCTGGGCGAGATTTCAACAACATCGACGGTCGGGAAACTCCACCAATTCACTCCATCGTCGACTTGCCTCAACGGCCTCACTCCTCCTCTTCTGAATCCGAACCCGAGTTCGAAATTCCCGCCAAATCCCAACCCCATTGGGTAGCCATAGCAGGAATCCGTCATCATTGGGTCACTGCTAGTGGACTCATCGACGGAATCGATGTTCATGCTGGTGCTACTCCCCATGATACTATCAATACCCTCCTCAATTTCCTCGTCCAGCATAGATTCGGCGTCGAAGTCATCGCACAGCTCCATGGAGGAGTTGGGATAATTGGAGTCGAAATTCACCGGGGAATTGAACTCCCCAGGCGAATTACAAGACTTTTCAAATGAATTGATGGCTTTGGGATCGAACCGAGAATTGGGTTTTTCTCGGATGGGGTTGTGGAGGAGGAAAGTGGCGGAATTGTCGATGAGTCTGAAAGGGAGGAGCAGTTCGGAAGATGGGTCGAGGAAGGAGTCGTGGGGTTTGGTGGATTTGCGAGGGTTTGTGAGGATTTTGGTGGAGAAGACGTTGGGGTAAGCAGTGGAGAGTAATGCAGCGGCTTCATTGTAAGTCTGGTTGGGACGTTTTCGAGGGGTGCGGGGTTTTCGGGTGGAGATTGCGAGTGCCGAATTGCTTGATTCCGAGAGAGTGGAAGAAGGTGAGGATGTTTGTGAAGTCCGGGTTGAAGTGGAAGGGGATTTGACTATGTCAAGCTCAAATGCATAGGTTCTTCCGCCACCGCTAAAACACGAAGACATTTGGGGATGATTTCAAGGAAGACTTAACAGAAATTCAAGGTTGAAGTTTGAAACTTGCCCAAATTCAGGTTGGGTTTAAGCCCAGAGAAAACAGAGGATTTGGAGTCATAGAACTGAGATGAAGACTAAAACCCAGAGAGGTTTGCTAAATGAAACTTGAAGGACTGAAAAAGCCAAAAATTTCCAACTAAAGGAggacagaaaaagaaaataggtacaaaaaccctaaacccttaaCTGAAAAGTACAACAAACAAAAGGGTCTTAATTTATTTAggtaaaaaaaagaagacactAGGAAAAGGCCAAAGCCCAGAAGCTTTTGGAATAAAATAGAAACAGGAACGCACTAGAGAAATTGAATATTGAAATCCGCAATTAAGATTTAAGAACAAGGAATCAAAGCTCTAGTCGAAATGAAGTTCCCTGTATGGGTTTCAACAACCGAAGAAACAAACCTCGAAAGCTATGAATAAGAAGGAAACACGCTTTTGCTCTCGCTCAATCAAATCAAATTAAATTCTCAGAAAACAGAGTATacccaaaaccctagaagaagGAAACTAAAACTTGGATGGAAACTGGGTATTGGCCAAATCGAATGGGAAATATCTCAGAAAGGAAAGTTGCCGAATAAGGGAAACGAGGAGTGAGTACTATACTGAAATTTTTTTAGCAAAAAACAGAGGAGGAGGGGGGCAGAGAGATAGAGATGGGAGAGGTTTTGCAGAGAAAGAGGTCACGAGGCTAAACTAAAACGAAATAAAAGGGAGAAAGAACCGTTGGGGAGTCGGTAAATATATGAAGAGACACGCAGagatactctctctctctctctctctagatttCTCTGTCTCCAGAGGGGACTGATAGACTGGGAAGTGCCTAAGTATGAGTGATAGAGGTGAGACAGGGGAAGAGACAATGCTCAGTTTCAGCAGTTCTGGCTGTGGGACCAATTTTCCTTTAGCCTTTTagccttttctctttcttttcaccAGTTCaatcattttattttcatttcgtACATTAACCTTTcttcttttgtaattttttttcctattcGTCTTGccctttttcaatttttatatcatatttgccgaccgaaaaaaaaaaaatcaaacaaatggattcttctaaaagaaaaaaaaattaccgtaacaaaaagaaaaatattacaaaGAAGGGACATACCGTAAAACTTCAAATATAATTCTCATCATTTATGAGTCGAACTTAGGGTCTCTcattggtgtttttttttttttatcgaaaatGTTATCCCAGTATTGCATTTTAATAAGCAATATCAAAACGACACACCTTTAAAGGTCGTCAGAAAAAGCTGTTTTACCGAGTACCCTAAGAAACTATTCTAAAATCAAAATAAGATCCCAACATAGCCCCaatacacccaccttttaaaaaTACACACTTTTATTCTAATAAAAACCTAGAAATTCGGAAGTAAATTAAATAAGTTAACATAACCAAAAAATAcattgttggttgttttgggGTTTGAAACAATATAACTAAATTATAAATCAAATAAATTGGACTTGAACCAAGTTTTAGAATTTAAAAATAGATGCTCTATAGCAATAAAGTTATTTTAAGGTTTGTCGGTTTGAGCCATTTCGACTCATAGTATCTGTAACCATTAAGAGCATTTATAGCAGTCTCTCTATCTTAGTTCCTTAGATATTTTATAGAGCATGATTAGTTTTTAATCTATTTGAATAGCTGCATCaaactcctaaatatagagagcgagatgtggctttttattttattcatttaaaacattacttttaattaattaatttatgtaatttataaatatttttaaactattttttattcaataaataatataagttcaaaattagctaaaatagaaaaaactgATGCAGACTTACTTTAAAAGTGACtagcaaaatatatttttagctattttagctaaaatttaactaaaaaattacTAACATTGCTAAAATAGCAAACGACTCATGATATATGTAACCACTAATGTTCTTGAAATTTAGTTTTTGTCCTCCTAATATATTCTTTCCAATTGGTTATatgaaaatttaaacccaaaaaaaaatcagtaaTTTTAAAACTTTTACAAAGGTTAcgttatatataattatacttTTACATTATTTCACTACAACATGTAAGTAGACCGGTGATATTGGTTTCTCATCGTTTGGTCTTAAATCCCTTGTAAGAAAAATCATACAAATTTAATTTCTCTTGGATTTGTCTCACTCCACTTGTGTTTGTAGGATATGGATTACACCTCACATAGACACATAAAATCATActtttatttcttaaaaatGTATAAGTTCGTTCAATTATCACAAATCTTATTGTTTGTATGGGGGACAACTTTTTCATTTATAAAACTCATTAATATTTTTCAGTTAATTATTTTTAAGCCATtttttaattaatcaattatattcttttttatattttttgtcgAATTATTTTTCcagtcctcttttttttttctaattttttttttcaatgattaATAAGCCCAGAGATGTCTTTTCCTATCAATTTTTCTCTTATACCCTATAAATCCATAAACCCCATAGTCAGTGTAAATATGACTCTAACCCTATATGAACCAGCAACTAACGTACATTATTACATATTTACATGTATGCGAATACTCGGGGCATATGGAACAATTCTAGTACCTAATAATGCATTGTGAAAGTACGTGGTCCATGAAACTTTTATCATATGAGATGATGGTACCTATTCTAGATTCAGATCTTCatgtgaaaaaaagaaaattggaagAGGATAAGGAAAATACTAATAAATGAgttaaaaaaaggaagaagtgCGTTTAGCATGGTATAGATTTTTATATACTGTTAGCCTCTTAGAAATGTCAAACCATATCTTTCTTCTAGTCAAGAGTTTTCCTAACACATTGAGACAAATCGACAAGAAGTGATTGCATACATACAATTGTTCAAGTAAGTTAGGCAGAAAAACAAGGTAAAGTATTCATAAATAACGCACGTACTTTGTATATTTTTAAACACAGTAAAACTATATCTTTTTGTTTCTGTACTTCAATAGTTCAAATTTGTCATTTTAACCTGAGATGATCGGCACGATCGTGTGGTGAAGGTGGATCAAGATATTCTCATCCTAACTATGGGACAAGCATGGATGTGTTATTTGGAATTTTGGATGGACTCTTAGCCACACCAACCTGCAAAGTTACTAGAGATCTTATGGAAAGGGTTTCTTATCTGCTGAGGTGGCAAAAAACCATTGGGGCCTGGAGATTTCTAGGGTTTATGGGCTGGAGGATGTTCACGTGTATCAAGAAATAAGGTGGGTTtttggatctctctctctctctcacttatcATAGTTGTGGTGCAATGATTTGAACCTTTTTGGTGTCTTTTGCCCCTCCTATGTGCGGTAGATGGCATTCATACGTTGAGCTTATTAGGTTCATTTACTTAAAGATTAGAATATCAAATTGTCATGTTTTTATTCACAACCATCCCATATCATTGAATGGACCCTCCATTTAGGTTTCTATAATTTCCCCACGTACACATGTATAAGACTGGCACTAGATAATGAGAACGCTATTGGTTAATCGATTACGTCTTTGAAATATTTCATCTACTGTTGAATGACTAAGGACagaagaaaatatatattacTTGAAGAAAGAAATTATAAAGTTTCTCTATATTTTTACACTTCTTTTCTGTGTGTATAGATGTCAATCTATGAATTATATGCGCTAAATTACAGATATTGACCACCTTAAGAGTATGACAATTATAAACACTACTTAAGCAACCTCACCACATATTATTATGGATTAAGCACAATATTGAAAAGTATCGATTCTAAAATCAGTAATAAGTTTAAAAATTGAACTTGGGTTTGAAATACTTTGGAACGCCTCCTCCTTAATAAAACATATGCACAACCACGAATAAAGTACAAAAGAGACTAAAGAAGACCAACTTTGAGAAGTAACGCCAAATCTTAATCTAAGAGACAAGAGACAATCACGTTCACTTACTCGGTTAATTTTTTACGTAGTTGTGCTCAACTGTCAAATTAAACGATAGACATTGATAAGgcaattaaaattaattcagtTGTCTCATTATTATAGATTGTAAAATTAGAATTCAATGGCATGTTGATCACAACTTAATAAGAAATTAACTAAATAGGTAAACATGACTCATCTAAGAGAATATCATATAATACTTAAATCCACTAAGATAAGAGTTGAATGACCCATcacaataagaaaaaaaaagtgaaaaaccaTGTGCAATGAAACTAGGTAACTAAACTTTTCCAACTTTCATCGCCACCATTTGATGTAAGCCAAAACCTCAATCTACGATTACAGCACAGCTCACCAAACTGGAGCCACTTAACGAAAACCACCCAAAGAAACCACCACCACGTACAGCTAACAGTTATGGTGGGTGTCTAGCCGCCGTCAAACCC
Coding sequences within:
- the LOC133709683 gene encoding protein CHLOROPLAST IMPORT APPARATUS 2-like isoform X1, with amino-acid sequence MSSCFSGGGRTYAFELDIVKSPSTSTRTSQTSSPSSTLSESSNSALAISTRKPRTPRKRPNQTYNEAAALLSTAYPNVFSTKILTNPRKSTKPHDSFLDPSSELLLPFRLIDNSATFLLHNPIREKPNSRFDPKAINSFEKSCNSPGEFNSPVNFDSNYPNSSMELCDDFDAESMLDEEIEEGIDSIMGSSTSMNIDSVDESTSSDPMMTDSCYGYPMGLGFGGNFELGFGFRRGGVRPLRQVDDGVNWWSFPTVDVVEISPRFNKSRPSVPAPSSAPPSAGKKKKKKMEKLAVVESKLAELPLKEKSPKEESEPGGLMLKLKLDYDDVLSAWSDKASPFPEELQGGADGNDVSARLAQIDLFTDAGGLREASVLRYKEKRRTRLFSKKIRYQVRKVNADRRPRMKGRFVRRPNSSTNGQRQKEI
- the LOC133709683 gene encoding protein CHLOROPLAST IMPORT APPARATUS 2-like isoform X2, which gives rise to MSSCFSGGGRTYAFELDIVKSPSTSTRTSQTSSPSSTLSESSNSALAISTRKPRTPRKRPNQTYNEAAALLSTAYPNVFSTKILTNPRKSTKPHDSFLDPSSELLLPFRLIDNSATFLLHNPIREKPNSRFDPKAINSFEKSCNSPGEFNSPVNFDSNYPNSSMELCDDFDAESMLDEEIEEGIDSIMGSSTSMNIDSVDESTSSDPMMTDSCYGYPMGLGFGGNFELGFGFRRGGVRPLRQVDDGVNWWSFPTVDVVEISPRFNKSRPSVPAPSSAPPSAGKKKKKKMEKLAVVESKLAELPLKEKSPKEESEPGGLMLKLKLDYDDVLSAWSDKASPFPEELQGGADGNDVSARLAQIDLFTDAGGLREASVLRYKEKRRTRLFSKKIRYQVRKVNADRRPRMKICEKAKL
- the LOC133709683 gene encoding protein CHLOROPLAST IMPORT APPARATUS 2-like isoform X3 produces the protein MSSCFSGGGRTYAFELDIVKSPSTSTRTSQTSSPSSTLSESSNSALAISTRKPRTPRKRPNQTYNEAAALLSTAYPNVFSTKILTNPRKSTKPHDSFLDPSSELLLPFRLIDNSATFLLHNPIREKPNSRFDPKAINSFEKSCNSPGEFNSPVNFDSNYPNSSMELCDDFDAESMLDEEIEEGIDSIMGSSTSMNIDSVDESTSSDPMMTDSCYGYPMGLGFGGNFELGFGFRRGGVRPLRQVDDGVNWWSFPTVDVVEISPRFNKSRPSVPAPSSAPPSAGKKKKKKMEKLAVVESKLAELPLKEKSPKEESEPGGLMLKLKLDYDDVLSAWSDKASPFPEELQGGADGNDVSTGAD